Below is a window of Microbacterium saperdae DNA.
ATGCGCGAGCGCGCCGTCGAGGCCGTGGCTGTCGAGGTGAGCGCGCAGGCACTGTCCCGTCATCGTGTGGACGGCATGCACTTCGATGTCGCCGGATTCACGAACCTCAGTCACGACCACCTCGACGACTACGCCGACATGGAGGAGTACTTCGAGGCGAAGCTGCCCCTGTTCCGTCCGGATCTCTCCACGCGCGGCGTCATCTGCCTCGACTCGCCGTCGGGCACGATCGTGGTGGATCGCGCCGAGATCCCCGTGGTCACCGTGGGCACGCCGTCGATCGCCGCCGACCCCGCCGTCGCGGAGAGCGCGGACTGGGTCGTCGTGATCGACGAGGAACGCGCAGCCGGCACGACCTTCACCATGACCGGACCGCTCGGATCCCTCACCACGACCGTTCCCGTGATCGGGCCGCACATGGCGGCCAATGCGGCACTCGCGATCGTGATGCTGCTCGAAGGCGGGTATACCTGGGAGCGCATCGCCGAGGCTCTCGATCGCGACGGAGGCATCCGCGCCTATCTGCCCGGTCGCACGCAGCTCGTCTCGGGTGACACCGGCCCCGCGGTCTTCGTGGACTTCGGCCACTCCCCGGACGCTTTCGAGAAGACTCTCGCCGCCGTCCGCCGCGTCACCCCTGGCCGCGTGCTGATGCTGTTCGGCGCCGACGGCGACCGTGATGCCAGCAAGCGCTTCGACATGGCCCGCACGGCCGTGGAGGGAAGCGACATCCTCGTCGTCACCGACCACCACCCCCGCTTCGAAGATCCCGAGTCAATCAGGGCCACCCTCATCTCCGGCGCCCGCACGGCACGCCCCGACGCGGAGATCCACGAGTACTCACCGCCGGAGCGCGCGATCGTCGCCGCGGTCGGACTCGTCGGCGATGGCGACGCGATCCTGTGGGCAGGACCCGGACACCAGGACTACCGCGACATCCGTGGCGTGCGCACCCCGTACTCCGCGCGAGAGCTCGCGCGCCGCGCACTGCGCGCAGCGGGATGGCCGGTGCCGGATTCGCGCTGGCCCGTCCCCTACCCCGACGAGGACTGAGCCGGCCTCAGGCCCCGGCAGCGATCAGCCGGTCCGCCTTCTGGCGCGCCCAGATCTCGGCTGCGGCCAATGACTCGACCGTGAGCGCGTCGGGAGGCTCATGGGCATCCACCACGCGAGCGATCGTGTCGACGATGCCGAGGAACGAGAGCCGTCCCTCGTGGAACGCGTCGACGGCCTGTTCGTTCGCGGCGTTGTACACCGCAGGGAATGTCGCGCCGGCACGCCCGACCGCCTTCGCGAGCGCGACCGAGGGGAAGGCCTCGTTGTCCAGCGGCTCGAAGTTCCAGGACGTCGCGGTGGTCCAGTCGAGCGGTCGCCCGACGCCCCCGACGCGGTTCGGCCAGTCGAGGCCGAGTGAGATCGGCAGGCGCATGTCCGGCGGGGAGGCCTGCGCGATGGTGGACCCGTCGATGAACTCGACCATGGAGTGCACGACCGACTGCGGGTGCACGACGACGTCGATGTCCTCATAAGGGATGTCGAAGAGCAGATGCGCCTCGATGACCTCGAGGCCCTTGTTGACCAGTGTCGAGGAGTTCGTGGTGACCATGCGGCCCATGTCCCACGTCGGATGCGCCAGCGCCTCGGCAGGAGTCACCGACTCCATATCGGCCCTCGAGCGCCCGCGGAACGGGCCGCCTGACGCGGTGACGACCAGTCGCCGGACCTCCGCATGGGTGCCGCTGCGCAGCGCCTGAGCCAGCGCGGAGTGCTCGGAATCGACGGGCACGATCTGGTCCGGTGCGGC
It encodes the following:
- a CDS encoding Mur ligase family protein translates to MSIEQQPSLPPVLRPANPPRRELSELVSRFARDVRGDVTGITVSGITLATADLRAGEAFVAIQGVNRHGADFAPAAAEKGAVAIITDDAGAAIAQDAGLPIIVVDDPRGVLGDLSAWVYGTGSDDPLPLLFATTGTNGKTSVSHLLEGILDQIGVVTGLSSTAERHIAGEVIVSRLTTPEASEFHALLALMRERAVEAVAVEVSAQALSRHRVDGMHFDVAGFTNLSHDHLDDYADMEEYFEAKLPLFRPDLSTRGVICLDSPSGTIVVDRAEIPVVTVGTPSIAADPAVAESADWVVVIDEERAAGTTFTMTGPLGSLTTTVPVIGPHMAANAALAIVMLLEGGYTWERIAEALDRDGGIRAYLPGRTQLVSGDTGPAVFVDFGHSPDAFEKTLAAVRRVTPGRVLMLFGADGDRDASKRFDMARTAVEGSDILVVTDHHPRFEDPESIRATLISGARTARPDAEIHEYSPPERAIVAAVGLVGDGDAILWAGPGHQDYRDIRGVRTPYSARELARRALRAAGWPVPDSRWPVPYPDED
- the dxr gene encoding 1-deoxy-D-xylulose-5-phosphate reductoisomerase — its product is MRRIIVLGSTGSIGTQALDVIRANPRRFELVGLAAGSNRQMLDEQATQFGVENTALGADEAEQLVRDVEADVVLNAITGSIGLGSTLAALKAGRTLALANKESLIVGGQLVLAAAAPDQIVPVDSEHSALAQALRSGTHAEVRRLVVTASGGPFRGRSRADMESVTPAEALAHPTWDMGRMVTTNSSTLVNKGLEVIEAHLLFDIPYEDIDVVVHPQSVVHSMVEFIDGSTIAQASPPDMRLPISLGLDWPNRVGGVGRPLDWTTATSWNFEPLDNEAFPSVALAKAVGRAGATFPAVYNAANEQAVDAFHEGRLSFLGIVDTIARVVDAHEPPDALTVESLAAAEIWARQKADRLIAAGA